A window from Micromonospora terminaliae encodes these proteins:
- a CDS encoding Smr/MutS family protein has product MKLKLDLHEIYNKGYEIDRALRDIMNEAVAKKASMVEIIPGKGSGQLKKKVLRFLDQKDVKQLYHRVEKDSKNFGRLFVHFRWK; this is encoded by the coding sequence GTGAAGCTCAAGCTCGATCTCCACGAGATCTACAACAAGGGCTACGAGATCGACCGTGCCCTGCGGGACATCATGAACGAGGCCGTGGCGAAGAAGGCCAGCATGGTGGAGATCATCCCGGGGAAGGGCTCCGGCCAGCTGAAGAAGAAGGTGCTGCGCTTCCTCGACCAGAAGGACGTGAAGCAGCTCTACCACCGCGTCGAGAAGGACTCGAAGAACTTCGGCCGCCTCTTCGTCCACTTCCGCTGGAAGTGA